Proteins encoded together in one Impatiens glandulifera chromosome 1, dImpGla2.1, whole genome shotgun sequence window:
- the LOC124920041 gene encoding auxilin-like protein 1 isoform X1 codes for MEALSRPPRRRDTSSATLSRKLSTTHSFSATAKHAYDGVFSAPNRAPSSRSSGIDDYGEIFGGSRSSSIPVLDLPSLDESEVLVSNRSSKLDYSNIFGGFCNDDVALSYEQLFQKPSGAKNSPEEGCAAAKEVSSSSSSSPERLDEMKISKETQQVSIEEASSEPEDGMKQFNMSYHKTSQRNIEIKSGTTHIAQMHSTPGYTCFIDESSSLQKKTVSDEHPEKSQSQPVQSKVSPLSNLGANLVDNRRPHKRSMTADFKEIPKRNFSKEGYADFSSSLSDEEEVDLNATAAASVAALRKALETAQASIRIAKEIMERKGGTQRFEVKKKREEKIPSKDTLKNGDVSEKEKAKRYGKFVRDNENYKLGLAREHEAATASLINQETNRRAKEMQTTGDILGQTNRNKNSLEEACKVVEVRNTPQDNYTDNKPVATHKIHELEDIDKAGIYLKDEKLKGEHKSQTEESDSKRIDKAGIYLKDEKLKGEHKSQTEESDSKRIDKAGIYLKDEKLKGEHKSQTEESDSKRIDKAGIYLKDEKLKGEHKLQTEESDSKRIDKAGIYLKDEKLKGEHKSQTEESDSKRIDKAGIYLKDEKLKVEHKSQTEESDSKRIRELEVTDSVNPPDNKSVATYKVREQEENDKPEVSQDTIKMDKQEASPEESEPEINLCLPTEESDKTRVCEEVTKWAPDESENYTGSSLIATYEVHEMEGVPLNEEKTDKQEASFGPGRCEAEINTCLLLTAESSERGIIQAVDKIEKNEKLSSEEEGCERICKEPLQSEEMNNRESDENKNDFSSQEEYKESVEIGEMNNKESVEIEEMNNKESVEIAEMNSKESVEIEEMNSKESVEIEEMNSKESVEIEEMNNKESVEIGEMNNKESVEIEEMNNKESVEIEEMNNKESVEIEEMNNKESEENKKDFSSQEEYKESVEIEESEEFIDEEVKLDSSKENFSPEILEKENIVMDSKDGNDEEDLQESRLKATSELKGVWKNRYLSSWWGAISEAITSKESNDNESESTGAGALKGVWKSRYLASEWGANKEACDVEVKEKEKEKEKENNEIENGLKNKLKGTTCELKGVWKTRYLASDWGAIKESHSLTDESEKISDPDETGRKEEENKNNQNHDTEESETSVGDESDDVDESEAVFAKIHKFKETVTRHGDGEDPEKALLRHNVSTETENLENAHDAFTNHMKAFIDETLSEENGSGSNVANKLVEQNNLEAAAKIEDRGPQNDDKPEEIDSTNASKKNQTLQNEDDSDVSSSSRDDRSYESFSEETVPKMEESRENQKLLGDEAKEVKEGKEEHVRRKAEMEQKNRDRIVVERAIREARERAFTDVRERAERAAVERATAEVRQRAMAEAREKIEKSKSFTGNKANVEARIRAERAAVERATSEARERAREKVALSQKATSSRESAANNDQQATDINNGESAQRRKARQERHQRTMERAAKALAEKNQRDLKSQKEQAERNRFAETLDAEVKRWSSGKEGNLRALLSTLQYILGPESGWQPVSLTEIITTAAVKKSYRRANLHVHPDKLQQRGASIQQKYICEKVFDLLKAAWNKFNSEER; via the exons ATGGAAGCTCTATCTCGTCCTCCCCGTCGCAGAGATACATCATCGGCGACTCTCTCCAGGAAACTATCAACCACCCACAGCTTTTCCGCCACCGCAAAGCACGCTTACGATGGTGTTTTCTCCGCCCCCAACCGCGCTCCTTCTTCTCGTTCATCCGGAATCGACGACTACGGAGAAATCTTCGGCGGTTCTCGCAGTTCTTCGATTCCGGTTCTCGATCTTCCATCTCTAGATGAATCGGAGGTTTTGGTTAGCAACCGGAGCTCTAAGcttgattattcaaatattttcgGTGGGTTTTGCAATGATGACGTTGCTTTATCATATGAACAACTGTTTCAAAAACCATCTGGAGCTAAAAATTCGCCGGAGGAAGGATG TGCTGCAGCAAAGGAagtatcatcatcatcttcatcatcccCTGAACGGTTGGATGAGATGAAGATTTCGAAAGAGACCCAGCAAGTTTCCATTGAAGAAGCATCGTCTGAACCTGAAGATGGTATGAAGCAATTTAACATGTCTTATCACAAAACAAGCCAACGAAACATTGAAATTAAGAGTGGAACTACTCACATAGCTCAGATGCATTCAACTCCTGGATATACTTGCTTCATCGATGAAAGTTCTTCCCTTCAGAAGAAGACAGTAAGTGATGAGCATCCCGAAAAATCTCAAAGTCAGCCAGTACAATCGAAGGTATCACCACTGTCCAATCTTGGTGCCAATTTAGTTGACAATAGAAGACCACACAAGAGATCGATGACAGCAGACTTTAAAGAGATTCCTAAAAGAAACTTTTCAAAAGAAGGTTATGCTGATTTTTCATCTTCATTGTCTGACGAGGAGGAGGTAGACTTGAATGCAACTGCTGCAGCTTCTGTGGCTGCTTTGAGGAAAGCATTAGAGACGGCTCAAGCAAGTATAAGAATCGCAAAGGAAATAATGGAAAGGAAGGGAGGTACCCAACGGTTTGAAGTCAAAAAGAAAAGAGAGGAGAAAATTCCTTCTAAGGACACTTTGAAAAATGGAGATGTATCAGAAAAGGAAAAAGCCAAGCGATATGGCAAATTCGTTCGCGACAATGAAAATTACAAACTTGGATTGGCTCGAGAACATGAGGCTGCAACTGCAAGCTTGATTAATCAAGAGACTAACAGAAGAGCGAAGGAGATGCAAACTACAGGTGATATTTTAGGGCAGACGAATAGAAATAAGAATTCACTTGAAGAAGCTTGTAAAGTGGTGGAGGTCAGAAATACCCCTCAAGATAACTATACTGATAACAAGCCAGTAGCAACTCACAAGATTCATGAGCTGGAGGACATTGATAAAGCAGGAATTTACCTGAAAGATGAAAAGTTGAAGGGCGAGCATAAATCGCAAACTGAAGAAAGTGATAGCAAGAGAATCGATAAAGCAGGAATTTACCTGAAAGATGAAAAGTTGAAGGGCGAGCATAAATCTCAAACTGAAGAAAGTGATAGCAAGAGAATCGATAAAGCAGGAATTTACCTGAAAGATGAAAAGTTGAAGGGAGAGCATAAATCGCAAACTGAAGAAAGTGATAGCAAGAGAATCGATAAAGCAGGAATTTACCTGAAAGATGAAAAGTTGAAGGGCGAGCATAAATTGCAAACTGAAGAAAGTGATAGCAAGAGAATTGATAAAGCAGGAATTTACCTGAAAGATGAAAAGTTGAAGGGCGAGCATAAATCGCAAACTGAAGAAAGTGATAGCAAGAGAATCGATAAAGCAGGAATTTACCTGAAAGATGAAAAGTTGAAGGTAGAGCATAAATCGCAAACTGAAGAAAGTGATAGCAAGAGAATCCGTGAGTTGGAAGTTACAGATTCAGTCAATCCACCAGATAACAAGTCAGTTGCAACTTACAAGGTTCGTGAACAGGAAGAAAATGATAAACCTGAAGTTTCTCAGGATACCATAAAAATGGACAAGCAAGAGGCTTCCCCTGAAGAAAGCGAGCCTGAAATTAACTTATGCCTGCCAACTGAAGAAAGTGATAAAACTAGGGTTTGTGAAGAAGTCACAAAATGGGCACCGGATGAATCAGAGAACTACACTGGTAGCAGTTTAATTGCAACTTACGAAGTTCATGAGATGGAAGGAGTTCCTCTGAATGAAGAAAAAACGGACAAGCAAGAAGCTTCCTTTGGACCTGGAAGATGCGAAGCTGAGATTAACACATGTCTGCTGCTAACAGCAGAGAGTAGTGAAAGAGGAATTATCCAAGCAGTCGATAAAATCGAGAAGAATGAAAAACTATCCTCTGAAGAGGAAGGATGCGAAAGAATATGTAAAGAGCCTCTACAAAGTGAAGAAATGAACAACAGAGAGTCTGATgagaataaaaatgatttctCTAGCCAGGAAGAATACAAGGAGTCTGTTGAGATCGGAGAAATGAACAACAAAGAGTCTGTTGAGATTGAAGAAATGAACAACAAAGAGTCTGTTGAGATTGCAGAAATGAACAGCAAAGAGTCTGTTGAGATTGAAGAAATGAACAGCAAAGAGTCTGTTGAGATTGAAGAAATGAACAGCAAAGAGTCTGTTGAGATTGAAGAAATGAACAACAAAGAGTCTGTTGAGATTGGAGAAATGAACAACAAAGAGTCTGTTGAGATTGAAGAAATGAACAACAAAGAGTCTGTTGAGATTGAAGAAATGAACAACAAAGAGTCTGTTGAGATTGAAGAAATGAACAACAAAGAGTCTgaggaaaataaaaaagatttctCTAGCCAGGAAGAATACAAAGAATCTGTTGAGATTGAAGAAAGTGAGGAGTTCATTGATGAGGAAGTGAAGCTTGATAGTAGCAAGGAAAATTTCAGTCCAGAAATTCTTGAGAAGGAAAATATCGTAATGGATTCCAAAGATGGTAATGATGAAGAAGACCTACAAGAAAGCCGTCTGAAGGCAACTTCTGAGCTAAAGGGAGTTTGGAAAAACCGTTACCTCTCTTCTTGGTGGGGAGCCATAAGTGAAGCCATTACTAGTAAGGAAAGTAATGATAACGAGAGTGAATCGACAGGTGCTGGTGCTCTAAAGGGAGTTTGGAAGAGCCGATACCTTGCTTCTGAATGGGGAGCCAACAAAGAAGCCTGTGATGTTGAAGttaaggaaaaggaaaaggaaaaggaaaaggaaaataatgaaattgagaATGGACTTAAAAATAAACTGAAAGGAACTACTTGTGAGCTAAAGGGGGTCTGGAAGACACGATATCTAGCTTCCGATTGGGGAGCCATTAAGGAATCTCATAGTTTGACCGATGAATCTGAAAAAATATCTGACCCGGATGAGACTGggaggaaagaagaagaaaataagaacaATCAAAATCATGACACAGAAGAAAGTGAGACTAGTGTAGGAGATGAGTCTGATGATGTTGATGAAAGTGAAGCAGTTTTCGCGAAGAtccataaatttaaagaaaCTGTAACTAGACATGGTGATGGTGAAGATCCCGAGAAAGCATTACTGCGTCATAATGTTTCTACTGAGACCGAGAATCTTGAGAATGCTCATGATGCATTTACCAACCATATGAAAGCATTTATAGATGAAACCTTGTCCGAAGAGAATGGGAGTGGTTCAAATGTTGCCAATAAATTGGTAGAGCAGAACAATCTGGAAGCTGCTGCAAAAATAGAAGACCGTGGTCCTCAGAATGATGACAAACCGGAAGAAATTGATTCTACCAACGCTAGTAAAAAGAACCAAACATTGCAGAATGAGGATGATTCGGATGTCTCTTCCAGTTCTCGAGATGACAGAAGTTACGAAAGCTTTTCTGAAGAAACAGTGCCTAAAATGGAAGAAAGCAGAGAAAATCAGAAATTGCTTGGAGATGAAGCAAAAGAGGTAAAAGAAGGAAAAGAAGAGCATGTGAGAAGAAAAGCGGAAATGGAGCAGAAGAACAGAGATAGAATAGTTGTGGAAAGAGCAATTCGCGAAGCTCGAGAAAGGGCATTTACAGATGTTCGTGAAAGAGCAGAAAGGGCTGCAGTTGAGAGAGCTACAGCTGAAGTTCGACAAAGAGCAATGGCTGAGGCACGAGAGAAAATTGAGAAATCCAAATCATTTACTGGTAATAAAGCTAATGTAGAAGCGAGAATTCGAGCTGAACGTGCTGCAGTTGAGAGAGCAACATCAGAGGCTCGTGAACGTGCCCGTGAGAAAGTTGCATTATCACAGAAAGCTACTTCCTCCAGAGAATCGGCTGCAAATAAT GATCAACAAGCAACAGATATAAACAATGGTGAATCGGCTCAAAGACGAAAAGCAAGGCAGGAGAGGCACCAAAGAACCATGGAGCGTGCG GCAAAAGCTCTTGCTGAGAAAAACCAGCGCGATCTTAAGTCTCAGAAAGAACAAGCTGAACGAAAT AGATTTGCAGAGACACTGGATGCTGAAGTTAAGAGATGGTCAAGTGGCAAGGAGGGAAACCTTAGGGCATTGCTTTCAACTTTACAATAT ATCCTAGGGCCTGAAAGCGGGTGGCAGCCTGTTTCATTGACAGAGATCATTACAACTGCAGCTGTTAAAAAGTCATACAGAAGAGCCAACCTTCATGTTCATCCTGATAAGTTGCAGCAAAGAGGTGCAAGCATTCAACAGAAGTATATCTGTGAGAAGGTTTTCGATCTTCTTAAG GCAGCTTGGAACAAGTTCAACTCAGAAGAAAGATGA
- the LOC124920041 gene encoding auxilin-like protein 1 isoform X2, whose protein sequence is MEALSRPPRRRDTSSATLSRKLSTTHSFSATAKHAYDGVFSAPNRAPSSRSSGIDDYGEIFGGSRSSSIPVLDLPSLDESEVLVSNRSSKLDYSNIFGGFCNDDVALSYEQLFQKPSGAKNSPEEGCAAAKEVSSSSSSSPERLDEMKISKETQQVSIEEASSEPEDGMKQFNMSYHKTSQRNIEIKSGTTHIAQMHSTPGYTCFIDESSSLQKKTVSDEHPEKSQSQPVQSKVSPLSNLGANLVDNRRPHKRSMTADFKEIPKRNFSKEGYADFSSSLSDEEEVDLNATAAASVAALRKALETAQASIRIAKEIMERKGGTQRFEVKKKREEKIPSKDTLKNGDVSEKEKAKRYGKFVRDNENYKLGLAREHEAATASLINQETNRRAKEMQTTGDILGQTNRNKNSLEEACKVVEVRNTPQDNYTDNKPVATHKIHELEDIDKAGIYLKDEKLKGEHKSQTEESDSKRIDKAGIYLKDEKLKGEHKSQTEESDSKRIDKAGIYLKDEKLKGEHKSQTEESDSKRIDKAGIYLKDEKLKGEHKLQTEESDSKRIDKAGIYLKDEKLKGEHKSQTEESDSKRIDKAGIYLKDEKLKVEHKSQTEESDSKRIRELEVTDSVNPPDNKSVATYKVREQEENDKPEVSQDTIKMDKQEASPEESEPEINLCLPTEESDKTRVCEEVTKWAPDESENYTGSSLIATYEVHEMEGVPLNEEKTDKQEASFGPGRCEAEINTCLLLTAESSERGIIQAVDKIEKNEKLSSEEEGCERICKEPLQSEEMNNRESDENKNDFSSQEEYKESVEIGEMNNKESVEIEEMNNKESVEIEEMNNKESVEIEEMNNKESEENKKDFSSQEEYKESVEIEESEEFIDEEVKLDSSKENFSPEILEKENIVMDSKDGNDEEDLQESRLKATSELKGVWKNRYLSSWWGAISEAITSKESNDNESESTGAGALKGVWKSRYLASEWGANKEACDVEVKEKEKEKEKENNEIENGLKNKLKGTTCELKGVWKTRYLASDWGAIKESHSLTDESEKISDPDETGRKEEENKNNQNHDTEESETSVGDESDDVDESEAVFAKIHKFKETVTRHGDGEDPEKALLRHNVSTETENLENAHDAFTNHMKAFIDETLSEENGSGSNVANKLVEQNNLEAAAKIEDRGPQNDDKPEEIDSTNASKKNQTLQNEDDSDVSSSSRDDRSYESFSEETVPKMEESRENQKLLGDEAKEVKEGKEEHVRRKAEMEQKNRDRIVVERAIREARERAFTDVRERAERAAVERATAEVRQRAMAEAREKIEKSKSFTGNKANVEARIRAERAAVERATSEARERAREKVALSQKATSSRESAANNDQQATDINNGESAQRRKARQERHQRTMERAAKALAEKNQRDLKSQKEQAERNRFAETLDAEVKRWSSGKEGNLRALLSTLQYILGPESGWQPVSLTEIITTAAVKKSYRRANLHVHPDKLQQRGASIQQKYICEKVFDLLKAAWNKFNSEER, encoded by the exons ATGGAAGCTCTATCTCGTCCTCCCCGTCGCAGAGATACATCATCGGCGACTCTCTCCAGGAAACTATCAACCACCCACAGCTTTTCCGCCACCGCAAAGCACGCTTACGATGGTGTTTTCTCCGCCCCCAACCGCGCTCCTTCTTCTCGTTCATCCGGAATCGACGACTACGGAGAAATCTTCGGCGGTTCTCGCAGTTCTTCGATTCCGGTTCTCGATCTTCCATCTCTAGATGAATCGGAGGTTTTGGTTAGCAACCGGAGCTCTAAGcttgattattcaaatattttcgGTGGGTTTTGCAATGATGACGTTGCTTTATCATATGAACAACTGTTTCAAAAACCATCTGGAGCTAAAAATTCGCCGGAGGAAGGATG TGCTGCAGCAAAGGAagtatcatcatcatcttcatcatcccCTGAACGGTTGGATGAGATGAAGATTTCGAAAGAGACCCAGCAAGTTTCCATTGAAGAAGCATCGTCTGAACCTGAAGATGGTATGAAGCAATTTAACATGTCTTATCACAAAACAAGCCAACGAAACATTGAAATTAAGAGTGGAACTACTCACATAGCTCAGATGCATTCAACTCCTGGATATACTTGCTTCATCGATGAAAGTTCTTCCCTTCAGAAGAAGACAGTAAGTGATGAGCATCCCGAAAAATCTCAAAGTCAGCCAGTACAATCGAAGGTATCACCACTGTCCAATCTTGGTGCCAATTTAGTTGACAATAGAAGACCACACAAGAGATCGATGACAGCAGACTTTAAAGAGATTCCTAAAAGAAACTTTTCAAAAGAAGGTTATGCTGATTTTTCATCTTCATTGTCTGACGAGGAGGAGGTAGACTTGAATGCAACTGCTGCAGCTTCTGTGGCTGCTTTGAGGAAAGCATTAGAGACGGCTCAAGCAAGTATAAGAATCGCAAAGGAAATAATGGAAAGGAAGGGAGGTACCCAACGGTTTGAAGTCAAAAAGAAAAGAGAGGAGAAAATTCCTTCTAAGGACACTTTGAAAAATGGAGATGTATCAGAAAAGGAAAAAGCCAAGCGATATGGCAAATTCGTTCGCGACAATGAAAATTACAAACTTGGATTGGCTCGAGAACATGAGGCTGCAACTGCAAGCTTGATTAATCAAGAGACTAACAGAAGAGCGAAGGAGATGCAAACTACAGGTGATATTTTAGGGCAGACGAATAGAAATAAGAATTCACTTGAAGAAGCTTGTAAAGTGGTGGAGGTCAGAAATACCCCTCAAGATAACTATACTGATAACAAGCCAGTAGCAACTCACAAGATTCATGAGCTGGAGGACATTGATAAAGCAGGAATTTACCTGAAAGATGAAAAGTTGAAGGGCGAGCATAAATCGCAAACTGAAGAAAGTGATAGCAAGAGAATCGATAAAGCAGGAATTTACCTGAAAGATGAAAAGTTGAAGGGCGAGCATAAATCTCAAACTGAAGAAAGTGATAGCAAGAGAATCGATAAAGCAGGAATTTACCTGAAAGATGAAAAGTTGAAGGGAGAGCATAAATCGCAAACTGAAGAAAGTGATAGCAAGAGAATCGATAAAGCAGGAATTTACCTGAAAGATGAAAAGTTGAAGGGCGAGCATAAATTGCAAACTGAAGAAAGTGATAGCAAGAGAATTGATAAAGCAGGAATTTACCTGAAAGATGAAAAGTTGAAGGGCGAGCATAAATCGCAAACTGAAGAAAGTGATAGCAAGAGAATCGATAAAGCAGGAATTTACCTGAAAGATGAAAAGTTGAAGGTAGAGCATAAATCGCAAACTGAAGAAAGTGATAGCAAGAGAATCCGTGAGTTGGAAGTTACAGATTCAGTCAATCCACCAGATAACAAGTCAGTTGCAACTTACAAGGTTCGTGAACAGGAAGAAAATGATAAACCTGAAGTTTCTCAGGATACCATAAAAATGGACAAGCAAGAGGCTTCCCCTGAAGAAAGCGAGCCTGAAATTAACTTATGCCTGCCAACTGAAGAAAGTGATAAAACTAGGGTTTGTGAAGAAGTCACAAAATGGGCACCGGATGAATCAGAGAACTACACTGGTAGCAGTTTAATTGCAACTTACGAAGTTCATGAGATGGAAGGAGTTCCTCTGAATGAAGAAAAAACGGACAAGCAAGAAGCTTCCTTTGGACCTGGAAGATGCGAAGCTGAGATTAACACATGTCTGCTGCTAACAGCAGAGAGTAGTGAAAGAGGAATTATCCAAGCAGTCGATAAAATCGAGAAGAATGAAAAACTATCCTCTGAAGAGGAAGGATGCGAAAGAATATGTAAAGAGCCTCTACAAAGTGAAGAAATGAACAACAGAGAGTCTGATgagaataaaaatgatttctCTAGCCAGGAAGAATACAAGGAGTCTGTTGAGATCGGAGAAATGAACAACAAAGAGTCTGTTGAG ATTGAAGAAATGAACAACAAAGAGTCTGTTGAGATTGAAGAAATGAACAACAAAGAGTCTGTTGAGATTGAAGAAATGAACAACAAAGAGTCTgaggaaaataaaaaagatttctCTAGCCAGGAAGAATACAAAGAATCTGTTGAGATTGAAGAAAGTGAGGAGTTCATTGATGAGGAAGTGAAGCTTGATAGTAGCAAGGAAAATTTCAGTCCAGAAATTCTTGAGAAGGAAAATATCGTAATGGATTCCAAAGATGGTAATGATGAAGAAGACCTACAAGAAAGCCGTCTGAAGGCAACTTCTGAGCTAAAGGGAGTTTGGAAAAACCGTTACCTCTCTTCTTGGTGGGGAGCCATAAGTGAAGCCATTACTAGTAAGGAAAGTAATGATAACGAGAGTGAATCGACAGGTGCTGGTGCTCTAAAGGGAGTTTGGAAGAGCCGATACCTTGCTTCTGAATGGGGAGCCAACAAAGAAGCCTGTGATGTTGAAGttaaggaaaaggaaaaggaaaaggaaaaggaaaataatgaaattgagaATGGACTTAAAAATAAACTGAAAGGAACTACTTGTGAGCTAAAGGGGGTCTGGAAGACACGATATCTAGCTTCCGATTGGGGAGCCATTAAGGAATCTCATAGTTTGACCGATGAATCTGAAAAAATATCTGACCCGGATGAGACTGggaggaaagaagaagaaaataagaacaATCAAAATCATGACACAGAAGAAAGTGAGACTAGTGTAGGAGATGAGTCTGATGATGTTGATGAAAGTGAAGCAGTTTTCGCGAAGAtccataaatttaaagaaaCTGTAACTAGACATGGTGATGGTGAAGATCCCGAGAAAGCATTACTGCGTCATAATGTTTCTACTGAGACCGAGAATCTTGAGAATGCTCATGATGCATTTACCAACCATATGAAAGCATTTATAGATGAAACCTTGTCCGAAGAGAATGGGAGTGGTTCAAATGTTGCCAATAAATTGGTAGAGCAGAACAATCTGGAAGCTGCTGCAAAAATAGAAGACCGTGGTCCTCAGAATGATGACAAACCGGAAGAAATTGATTCTACCAACGCTAGTAAAAAGAACCAAACATTGCAGAATGAGGATGATTCGGATGTCTCTTCCAGTTCTCGAGATGACAGAAGTTACGAAAGCTTTTCTGAAGAAACAGTGCCTAAAATGGAAGAAAGCAGAGAAAATCAGAAATTGCTTGGAGATGAAGCAAAAGAGGTAAAAGAAGGAAAAGAAGAGCATGTGAGAAGAAAAGCGGAAATGGAGCAGAAGAACAGAGATAGAATAGTTGTGGAAAGAGCAATTCGCGAAGCTCGAGAAAGGGCATTTACAGATGTTCGTGAAAGAGCAGAAAGGGCTGCAGTTGAGAGAGCTACAGCTGAAGTTCGACAAAGAGCAATGGCTGAGGCACGAGAGAAAATTGAGAAATCCAAATCATTTACTGGTAATAAAGCTAATGTAGAAGCGAGAATTCGAGCTGAACGTGCTGCAGTTGAGAGAGCAACATCAGAGGCTCGTGAACGTGCCCGTGAGAAAGTTGCATTATCACAGAAAGCTACTTCCTCCAGAGAATCGGCTGCAAATAAT GATCAACAAGCAACAGATATAAACAATGGTGAATCGGCTCAAAGACGAAAAGCAAGGCAGGAGAGGCACCAAAGAACCATGGAGCGTGCG GCAAAAGCTCTTGCTGAGAAAAACCAGCGCGATCTTAAGTCTCAGAAAGAACAAGCTGAACGAAAT AGATTTGCAGAGACACTGGATGCTGAAGTTAAGAGATGGTCAAGTGGCAAGGAGGGAAACCTTAGGGCATTGCTTTCAACTTTACAATAT ATCCTAGGGCCTGAAAGCGGGTGGCAGCCTGTTTCATTGACAGAGATCATTACAACTGCAGCTGTTAAAAAGTCATACAGAAGAGCCAACCTTCATGTTCATCCTGATAAGTTGCAGCAAAGAGGTGCAAGCATTCAACAGAAGTATATCTGTGAGAAGGTTTTCGATCTTCTTAAG GCAGCTTGGAACAAGTTCAACTCAGAAGAAAGATGA